The Amblyomma americanum isolate KBUSLIRL-KWMA chromosome 6, ASM5285725v1, whole genome shotgun sequence genome has a window encoding:
- the LOC144094974 gene encoding putative defense protein, translating into MAWNATSWIAALSLVLSTPGACLAFPDGAPGYVCDDMLPFHQGSQQLNGSDSPYQFVQEKAAFQPNDSITVTLFSKSAYFRGFMVKALDEHDNQVGHFQRGAIYKPVEDCSAATHVNKHKKNVVKMLWKAPASTEGKVHFIATVVHNFRLFYLDLRSKTKSGS; encoded by the exons ATGGCGTGGAATGCAACATCGTGGATTGCAGCTCTGTCGCTGGTCCTGTCAACACCGGGTGCCTGCTTGGCGTTTCCTGACGGCGCACCTGGCTACGTTTGTGACGACATGCTTCCCTTTCACCAGGGATCCCAGCAGCTCAACGGGAGCGACTCCCCTTACCAGTTTGTGCAGGAGAAAGCGGCGTTTCAGCCCAATGATTCTATAACGG TGACCCTGTTCTCAAAAAGCGCGTACTTCAGGGGCTTCATGGTGAAAGCCCTCGACGAGCACGACAACCAAGTGGGCCACTTTcaacgtggcgccatctacaaGCCTGTGGAGGACTGCTCTGCCGCTACGCACGTGAACAAGCACAAGAAAAACGTCGTCAAAATGCTCTGGAAGGCACCTGCCAGCACGGAAGGAAAAGTGCACTTCAT AGCGACCGTCGTCCACAACTTCCGCTTGTTCTACCTGGACCTGAGGAGCAAGACCAAGTCCGGGAGTTAG